The Pan troglodytes isolate AG18354 chromosome 1, NHGRI_mPanTro3-v2.0_pri, whole genome shotgun sequence genome includes a region encoding these proteins:
- the LOC749132 gene encoding LOW QUALITY PROTEIN: PRAME family member 1 (The sequence of the model RefSeq protein was modified relative to this genomic sequence to represent the inferred CDS: substituted 1 base at 1 genomic stop codon) — translation MSIQTPPRLLELAGQSLLRDQALSISAMEELPRVLYLPLFMEAFRRRHFQTLTVMVQAWPFTCLPLGSLMKKLHLETFKALLEGLHMLLTQKDRPRRWKLQVLDLRDVDENFWAIWPGAWALSCFPETMSKRQTAEDCPRMGEHQPLKVFIDICLKEIPQDECLRYLFQWVYQRRGLVHLCCSKLVNYLTPIKYLRKSLKIIYLNSIQELEIGNMSWPRLIRKLCCYLKEMKNLRKLVFSRCHHYTSDNELEGRLVAKFSSVFLRLEHLQLLKIKLITFFNGHLEQLIRCLQNPLENLELTYGYLLEEDMKCLSQYASLGYLKHLNLSYVLLFRISLEPLGALLEKIAASLKTLILEGCQIHYSQLSAILPGLSRCSXLTTFYFGRNCMSMGALKDLLRHTRGLSKLSPETYPAPEESLNSLVRVNWEIFTPLRAELMCTLREVRQPKRIFIGPTPCPSCGSSPSEELELHLCC, via the exons ATGAGCATCCAGACCCCACCCAGACTCCTGGAGCTGGCAGGGCAGAGCCTGCTGAGAGACCAGGCCTTATCCATCTCTGCCATGGAAGAGCTGCCCAGGGTGCTGTATCTCCCACTCTTCATGGAGGCCTTCCGCAGGAGACACTTCCAGACTCTGACGgtgatggtgcaggcctggcccTTCACCTGCCTCCCTCTGGGATCACTGATGAAGAAGCTTCATTTGGAGACCTTCAAAGCATTGCTGGAAGGGCTTCATATGCTGCTTACACAGAAGGATCGCCCCAG GAGGTGGAAACTTCAAGTGCTGGATTTGCGGGATGTTGACGAGAATTTCTGGGCCATATGGCCTGGAGCCTGGGCCCTGTCCTGCTTCCCAGAGACCATGAGTAAGAGGCAGACAGCAGAGGACTGTCCAAGGATGGGAGAGCACCAGCCCTTAAAGGTGTTCATAGACATCTGCCTAAAGGAAATACCCCAGGATGAATGCCTGAGATACCTCTTTCAGTGGGTTTACCAAAGGAGAGGTTTAGTACACCTGTGCTGTAGTAAGCTGGTCAATTATCTAACGCCAATTAAATATCTCAGAAAGTCATTGAAAATAATATACTTGAATAGTATTCAAGAGCTGGAAATTGGCAACATGTCCTGGCCACGTCTGATAAGAAAGCTTTGTTGTTACCTGAAGGAGATGAAGAATCTTCGCAAACTCGTTTTCTCCAGGTGCCATCATTACACGTCAGATAATGAACTCGAAGGACGGTTAGTTGCCAAATTCAGCTctgtgttcctcaggctggaaCACCTCCagttgcttaaaataaaattgatcacCTTCTTCAATGGGCACCTGGAACAGCTGATCAG GTGCCTCCAGAACCCCTTGGAGAACTTGGAATTAACTTATGGCTACCTATTGGAAGAAGACATGAAGTGTCTCTCCCAGTACGCAAGCCTCGGTTACCTAAAGCATCTGAATCTCAGCTACGTGCTGCTGTTCCGCATCAGTCTTGAACCCCTCGGAGCTCTGCTGGAGAAAATTGCTGCCTCTCTCAAAACCCTCATCTTGGAGGGCTGTCAGATCCACTACTCCCAACTCAGTGCCATCCTGCCTGGCCTGAGCCGCTGCTCCTAGCTCACCACCTTCTACTTTGGCAGAAATTGTATGTCTATGGGCGCCCTGAAGGACCTGCTGCGCCACACCCGTGGGCTGAGCAAGTTAAGCCCGGAGACGTATCCTGCCCCTGAGGAGAGTTTGAATTCCTTGGTTCGTGTCAATTGGGAGATCTTCACCCCACTTCGGGCTGAGCTGATGTGTACACTGAGGGAAGTCAGGCAGCCCAAGAGGATCTTCATtggccccaccccctgcccttccTGTGGCTCATCACCGTCTGAGGAACTGGAGCTCCATCTTTGCTGCTAG